A genomic region of Miscanthus floridulus cultivar M001 chromosome 3, ASM1932011v1, whole genome shotgun sequence contains the following coding sequences:
- the LOC136546190 gene encoding heat shock protein 90-5, chloroplastic-like, with product MVGVRCDTAVAEKPAGEEETAGEKFEYQAEVSRLLDLIVHSLYSHKEVFLRELVSNASDALDKLRFLSVMDPSVLVDGGDLVIRIKPDSEAGTVTILIYQM from the exons ATGGTCGGGGTGAGGTGCGACACCGCCGTCGCCGAGAAGCCTGCCGGCGAGGAGGAGACGGCCGGCGAGAAGTTCGAGTACCAGGCTGAG GTTAGCCGCTTGCTGGACTTAATTGTACATAGTTTGTACAGCCACAAGGAAGTATTTCTCCGTGAACTTGTAAG TAACGCGAGTGATGCACTGGATAAGCTGAGATTCCTCAGTGTAATGGATCCTTCTGTGTTGGTTGATGGTGGTGACTTGGTGATAAGGATTAAACCTGACTCAGAGGCTGGGACAGTCACCATTTTAATTTATCAGATGTGA